In a single window of the Neoarius graeffei isolate fNeoGra1 chromosome 28, fNeoGra1.pri, whole genome shotgun sequence genome:
- the sptbn4a gene encoding spectrin beta chain, non-erythrocytic 4: MLMPREGGRDEAQKLHRKWMKHQAFMAELARNKEWLAKIEQEGKELIEEQPELRPVVHQKLKEMRECWTHLESTTKAKARQLFETQNHRTTDVPSHSLSDLDQHLSLLQDEPPQSSHSTHTSPSASAAILNPRTTFSQQLQRIQSMEAQMHLYPGLVQLKSDISGQSDVDGADMLHRGPMGMEVQGSGGVAETRIVRLIEPLKERRRILLASKEMHQVTQDLEDEIVWIQERLPLASSTEYGTNMQSVQQLVQNHEALQMEMQARKGRVEEVLERADAVAALRTPEVEIIREGAMHVRQLWEVLQVEAERRTVMLDAVSHAQQYYTEAAKAESWLSGQKLHVLNEENGNDEASTLRLLKEQLALEQKVENYADTVGFLSQQCRRMLELGHPDSEQITKQQAHIDRLYVSLKDLVEQKKTKLEQQYWLYQLKKEVEALEKWISEREAVASSTELGQDLEHVTVLQERFTKFRAETNTAGQRQMDSVNKMVNEMIDCGHADAATIAEWKDGLNESWADLQELMETRAQMLAASHQLHKFFTDCQEVLVQIEGKMRQLPEVRSCQVSTANPGTLQRLLHSFEHSLQLLVSQVRQLQENASQLRAIYAGEKSDAILVREQEVMRAWKELLVACEGSRVQVTTVTDKIQFFAIVRELSMWTDGIMGQIGPFEDARDMSTLECMISQHQNLKSKMESKSKSFMHCVEMGKMLLAAHNPAAEEVKEKLDYVMAKQKDLNDKWEQHWEKLQRMQQRIQSAQTSKAEGTWHTMKESLSSSGEAEGGADEVQQLIRRHEAFRKAASTWKEHFSSLRQAEKLKEEQSKQSTTSSLLNRQMFPLSCLVPSSSSSSSSSSLFRSPLQDMLLEAKSGPDLTHTPHAFAQKLGSALNPYAPVMNGSLYHRLNQQTGTLGTNSSSQTRLNQQGVLGVDSSSYSGLNQVGMLGSDSSSYTGLNQQGVTGANGLNPLSAMGVTEPKTAFPWQQLKADLEPTINHMHKAGGPLLEAHTGHLVPVGVPVGTEASLELLHGRLQRDPRGSRSDPQMDHLRREREYRLGRHTSSEQEIQARLNELPMIVRQERHQRRRLERQSSSEHEGGSSRHRLQRQDSSDQESGKEGSDKKQSGDKRSAMAEIVEQVQEREACNARGELYRPPSSLSAPVSRLDRPRARDRPKPRRRPRPKEPEETRRSRSAPAQSAPSTPQPPTHTVHEEGFLYRKHEEEGKDKSPKRSWVNLYCVLNKGEITFYKDPRNMTTTYNDEPLLNLAICTFDTTNGYKKKKNVFILRSETDGNYIFLAKDEEDLKRWVNSINTSLSEIEEIAKWEKPTTSSTDPDKSERKERSEGAEPSEKSEKSERSDQSDKREGEKSSESSEKRDTLEKERMERRGRERGEKERGEKRERGERGDQEREKEKERGDRSSRGSSTSGKSK, translated from the exons gagggtAAGGAGTTGATCGAGGAGCAGCCAGAGCTTAGGCCTGTAGTAcaccagaagctgaaggagatgaGGGAATGCTGGACACATCTGGAGAGCACCACTAAGGCCAAAGCTCGCCAGCTGTTCGAGACACAGAACCACAGAACCACAGATGTTCCATCGCACAGCCTCTCCGATCTGGACCAGCACCTCAGCTTGCTCCAGGACGAGCCACCACAATCCTCGCACTCGACACACACCAGCCCCTCGGCCAGCGCCGCCATCCTGAACCCTCGAACCACATTTAGCCAGCAGCTGCAAAGGATACAG tcaatGGAGGCTCAGATGCATCTCTATCCTGGTTTGGTGCAGCTGAAGTCTGATATTAGTGGACAGAGTGATGTCGATGGAGCTGACATGTTGCACCGCGGACCAATGGGTATGGAGGTCCAGGGCTCAGGGGGTGTGGCTGAGACGCGGATTGTGCGCCTGATTGAGCCACTGAAAGAAAGGAGGCGGATCCTTCTGGCCTCCAAAGAAATGCACCAAGTCACGCAGGACCTGGAAGATGAGATC GTGTGGATTCAGGAGAGATTACCGTTGGCCTCCTCGACGGAATATGGCACCAACATGCAGAGCGTTCAGCAGCTTGTTCAAAACCACGAG GCTTTGCAGATGGAGATGCAGGCCAGAAAGGGGCGTGTCGAGGAGGTGCTGGAGAGGGCCGACGCAGTCGCCGCCCTTCGCACTCCCGAGGTGGAGATCATCAGAGAGGGAGCGATGCACGTCAGGCAGCTGTGGGAGGTGCTCCAGGTGGAGGCAGAGCGTCGTACGGTGATGCTGGATGCAGTAAGCCATGCCCAGCAATACTACACGGAGGCAGCGAAGGCGGAGTCGTGGCTCAGTGGGCAAAAGCTTCATGTTCTCAATGAAGAGAATGGCAAC GATGAAGCGAGCACGCTAAGGCTGCTGAAAGAGCAGTTGGCTTTAGAGCAGAAGGTGGAGAATTACGCCGACACCGTGGGCTTCCTGTCTCAGCAGTGCCGCCGTATGTTGGAGCTGGGACACCCTGACAG TGAACAGATCACTAAGCAGCAGGCGCACATCGACCGGCTCTACGTCTCCCTGAAGGACCTGGTGGAGCAGAAGAAGACCAAGCTGGAGCAGCAGTACTGGCTCTACCAGCTGAAGAAGGAGGTGGAGGCTCTGGAGAAGTGGATCTCTGAGAGAGAGGCTGTAGCCAGCTCCACTGAGCTCGGCCAGGATCTGGAGCACGTCACG GTGCTGCAGGAGAGGTTCACCAAGTTTCGCGCTGAAACAAACACCGCAGGTCAGAGGCAGATGGACTCAGTGAACAAGATGGTGAACGAGATGATCGACTGTGGCCACGCAGATGCTGCCACCATCGCTGAGTGGAAGGACGGCCTGAACGAGTCGTGGGCTGACCTGCAGGAGCTGATGGAGACCAGAGCACAGATGCTCGCTGCCTCACACCAGCTCCACAAGTTCTTCACAGACTGCCAGGAG GTACTGGTGCAGATTGAGGGGAAGATGAGGCAGTTACCAGAGGTGCGTTCGTGTCAGGTGAGCACTGCCAACCCCGGCACACTACAGAGACTACTGCACTCCTTTGAACACTCTCTGCAGCTGCTTgtctcacag GTGCGTCAGCTGCAAGAGAATGCGTCTCAGCTTCGTGCAATCTACGCTGGTGAGAAATCCGACGCTATCTTGGTCCGTGAGCAAGAAGTGATGCGTGCGTGGAAGGAGCTCCTTGTGGCGTGCGAGGGCAGCCGCGTGCAGGTTACCACGGTGACGGACAAAATCCAGTTCTTTGCCATCGTCCGTGAGCTCAGCATGTGGACAGACGGGATCATGGGACAAATCGGTCCGTTTGAGGATGCACG ggaCATGTCCACTCTGGAGTGTATGATCTCCCAGCACCAAAACCTGAAGAGTAAAATGGAGAGCAAAAGCAAGAGTTTTATGCACTGTGTGGAGATGGGAAAGATGCTGCTTGCAGCACACAATCCTGCAGCTGAGGAg GTAAAGGAGAAGTTGGACTATGTGATGGCAAAGCAGAAAGATCTGAATGATAAGTGGGAGCAGCACTGGGAGAAACTCCAGCGCA TGCAGCAGCGGATACAGTCTGCACAAACGAGCAAGGCCGAAGGGACGTGGCACACGATGAAGGAGTCGCTGAGCAGCAGTGGTGAGGCAGAGGGCGGGGCTGATGAGGTGCAGCAGCTGATTCGCCGACATGAAGCGTTTCGTAAGGCGGCGTCTACGTGGAAGGAGCATTTCAGCTCCTTACGACAG GCAGAGAAATTGAAAGAAGAGCAAAGCAAGCAGTCCaccacctcatctctcctcaaCAGACAGATGTTTCCTCTGTCCTGCCTTGTACCCAGCTCTTCCTCGTCCTCCTCTTCATCATCTCTTTTCCGGAGCCCTCTGCAGGACATGCTCCTTGAGGCCAAATCCGGTCCAGACCTTACACATACCCCACACGCTTTTGCCCAGAAGCTCGGATCTGCCCTAAATCCTTATGCTCCTGTCATGAATGGCTCTCTCTACCACAGGCTCAATCAACAAACTGGGACGTTGGGCACAAACAGCTCCAGTCAAACCAGGTTAAACCAACAGGGTGTTTTGGGGGTGGACAGCTCGAGTTATAGTGGCCTGAACCAAGTAGGCATGTTAGGTTCAGACAGCTCCAGCTACACCGGATTAAACCAACAAGGTGTCACAGGAGCCAATGGCCTGAACCCCCTTAGTGCTATGGGTGTGACTGAACCCAAAACCGCGTTTCCCTGGCAGCAGCTCAAAGCTGACTTAGAGCCCACGATCAACCACATGCACAAGGCTGGAGGTCCTCTGCTGGAGGCCCACACTGGGCATCTGGTCCCAGTGGGTGTGCCAGTGGGTACCGAGGCATCCTTAGAGCTGCTCCATGGACGGTTGCAGAGGGACCCTCGCGGCAGCCGCTCAGACCCCCAGATGGACCATCTGCGCAGGGAGAGGGAGTACCGGCTTGGACGCCACACCTCCAGTGAGCAGGAGATCCAGGCGCGGCTCAACGAGCTGCCCATGATTGTGCGCCAGGAGAGGCACCAGCGGCGCAGACTAGAGCGCCAGTCTTCCAGCGAGCATGAGGGCGGCAGCAGCAGGCACAGACTTCAGAGACAGGATTCCAGTGACCAGGAGTCAGGGAAAGAAGGGTCAGACAAGAAGCAGTCAGG GGACAAACGCTCCGCAATGGCTGAGATTGTTGAACAGGTGCAGGAGAGAGAAGCATGCAAT GCGAGGGGAGAGTTGTATCGTCCTCCCAGCAGTCTCTCCGCCCCTGTCTCACGTCTCGACCGGCCTCGAGCTCGTGATCGACCAAAACCACGCCGACGGCCACGTCCCAAAGAACCCGAGGAGACGCGGCGGTCACGGTCAGCACCAGCTCAGAGTGCGCCAAGCACGCCGCAGCCACCCACACATACCGTTCATGAGGAGGGCTTCCTGTACCGTAAACATGAAGAGGAGGGCAAAGACAAGAGTCCCAAAAG GTCGTGGGTGAACCTGTACTGCGTACTCAACAAGGGCGAGATCACCTTCTACAAGGACCCCAGGAACATGACGACCACATACAACGACGAGCCGCTCCTCAACCTCGCCATCTGTACCTTCGACACCACCAACGgctacaagaagaagaagaatgtcttCATCCTGAG GAGTGAAACCGACGGGAATTATATCTTCTTGGCCAAAGACGAG gaAGACCTGAAGCGTTGGGTGAACAGCATAAACACCAGCCTGAGTGAGATTGAGGAGATCGCCAAGTGGGAGAAGCCCACCACCTCCTCCACCGACCCCGACAAATCAGAACGCAAAGAGCGCTCCGAGGGGGCGGAGCCGTCGGAGAAGTCGGAGAAGTCGGAGCGCTCAGATCAATCGGACAAGCGAGAGGGGGAGAAAAGCTCCGAAAGCTCAGAAAAGAGGGACACGTTGGAGAAGGAGAGGATGGAGCgacgagggagggagagaggagagaaggagaggggagaaaaaagagagagaggagaaagaggagaccaagagagggagaaggagaagGAGAGGGGAGATCGGAGTTCCAGAGGTTCGAGCACCTCGGGGAAAAGTAAATGA